In the Pirellulales bacterium genome, GCTTATTCGCTCACTGGCTCCAACGAAACCATCGCGCGCCTTCGGTCACCGCTACAATGTAGTGCCGCGAACCTGAGTTCCCCTGCGTTGTGGAGACGCCATGCCAATTCAATCCGCGGGCACGCTGCTCTATCGTGGCGCGGCAGACATGCTGCAAGTGCTCTTGGTCCACCCGTCGGGCAGCTACAATCGCCACAAACCGTGGAGCATTCCCAAAGGTTTGCCCGATGCGGGAGAATCGCTCGAGGCGGCCGCCCGCCGCGAAACCTGGGAAGAAACCGGAGTCGAGATTACCGGTCCTCTCACCGCTCTCGGCCATATCGTCTATCGCAAGAGTCGCAAGGAAATCCATGGTTTCGCCGCTCCAGCGCCCGCCGGCGCCAGTCCGCGCTGCGCCAGTTGGGAGGTGGATTGCGCCGAGTTCCTGCCATTCGCCCGGGCGCGCGAGGTTATTCATCCCGATCAGGCGCCACTGCTCGATCGACTGGTGGCCCTGCTCGATAATGCCGATTGACGGCGCGCGCCTTTCGCGGCGGCGCCTGGCCTACTACTATGGCCCCCGGGGCGCATTGGTCCCCATTGCAACTTGTTGTCCCAACCGAGTACGACCGTGATGAAGTGTTGCTTCTCGATCATTTGCCTGCTGGGCAGCCTGCTTTCGATGGCTACGGCCGGCGACATTCAAACCGAGCGAATCTTTGGTCCTGAGTCGCCCGGCCCCTACAAGCATCCCGCGTCGGTCACCGCGCTCGATAACGGCGACCTGTACCTGGTGTACTACGGCGGCGATGGCGAATACGCCACCAACACCGCTGTCTACGGTTCACGTCTCAAGAAGGGCGAAACCACCTGGTCGCCGCCCGCTGTGATCGCCGACACGCCCCACCGCTCCGAAGGCAACGGCGTCGTTTGGCAAGCGCCAGATGGCGTCGTCTGGCTCTATTACGTCGTCCGCTACGGCGACACCTGGTCGTCGTCGCGCATTCAGGCCAAGCTCTCACGCGATCGTGGCCAGACCTGGAGCGATCCCATCATTGTCGCCTGGCAAGAAGGCATGATGGTCCGCGGCCGGCCAATCGCCCTCGCCGATGGCGACTATCTGCTGCCGATCTACCACGAAACCGGCATGAACCGCGAATGGGTCGGCGCCGACACCGAATCGCTCTTTCTGCGCTATAGCCCCAAGACGCATCAATTCACCGAATCGAGCCGCATTCGCTCGCGCCTCGGCAACCTGCAACCGTCCGTGGTGCAACTCGACGACAAACATCTGATCGCCTACTGCCGTCGCGGCGGCGACTACGAGCCCCGAGCCGATGGCTTCGTCGTCCGTAGCGAAAGCCTCGATGGCGGCCACACCTGGAGCGAGGGACAAGACTCGCAATTCCCCAATCCCAACGCCGCCATCGATTTCATCAAGCTACAGAACGGCCACCTGCTGCTCGTCTACAACAACAGCATTAGCGATCGCACGCCGCTGACCGTGGCCATTTCGCAAGACGCCGACAAAACCTGGCCTTGGCGGCGCGACATCGCCACCGGCGACTTCGACTATGCCTACCCCACCGCCATTCAAACGGCCGACGGCAAGATCCACATCGTCTACACGTCGCACGAGCGCACCGTCATCAATCGCGCCGTCTTCGATGAAGACGCAATCGCCCGTCCCGAATTCAAAGTCACCCAGAAGTAGTAGGGCACGTGACGCGCTGTGTGCGTGCGCGCGCTACTTCCGCGCCGCGGCTTCCGCCATCTGATAGAGCGGCAGATGGCGATAGTAGACCTCGAGCATCAACAGGTGCATCGTGGTCACGTACAAGCGCCCCGCCTGCAGGCCCCAGCGATCGGCCACCGGCTGGCGCGGATGCCAACTACCGGCCCACGGTCCGCCCCTCTCTTGAGTGCTGGTCAGCAGATCGCGCAACTGCCCATTCCACGCGTGCCAGCGATCTCCTCCCACCTGAAACAT is a window encoding:
- a CDS encoding NUDIX domain-containing protein, translating into MPIQSAGTLLYRGAADMLQVLLVHPSGSYNRHKPWSIPKGLPDAGESLEAAARRETWEETGVEITGPLTALGHIVYRKSRKEIHGFAAPAPAGASPRCASWEVDCAEFLPFARAREVIHPDQAPLLDRLVALLDNAD
- a CDS encoding exo-alpha-sialidase, yielding MMKCCFSIICLLGSLLSMATAGDIQTERIFGPESPGPYKHPASVTALDNGDLYLVYYGGDGEYATNTAVYGSRLKKGETTWSPPAVIADTPHRSEGNGVVWQAPDGVVWLYYVVRYGDTWSSSRIQAKLSRDRGQTWSDPIIVAWQEGMMVRGRPIALADGDYLLPIYHETGMNREWVGADTESLFLRYSPKTHQFTESSRIRSRLGNLQPSVVQLDDKHLIAYCRRGGDYEPRADGFVVRSESLDGGHTWSEGQDSQFPNPNAAIDFIKLQNGHLLLVYNNSISDRTPLTVAISQDADKTWPWRRDIATGDFDYAYPTAIQTADGKIHIVYTSHERTVINRAVFDEDAIARPEFKVTQK